A DNA window from Paramormyrops kingsleyae isolate MSU_618 chromosome 10, PKINGS_0.4, whole genome shotgun sequence contains the following coding sequences:
- the kdm3b gene encoding lysine-specific demethylase 3B isoform X7, with the protein MGDSLGLVGKRLLLLLGDAGSAAGPEADRAVWTREWLRGTVRAVSVVGLASPGVEVSGAEGTAAARLTVFVEFEDCPWRRRSWVQLYGDEVRAILVERSIVWAARSDPNLPGSGVNPVSAWPALAFQPLVDRVGLGSLVPVEFFGSRSLAFLPDGTALQVFEVEKDLRQNILQDQPSVRVAIDSWRTDFELQEILRKGSYTIQGRQVRVYQPEFEESWAQGLVSHHDPLSHIMEIIMDQSGETQVVDPRVIHVMLAEDDMGQAGNAGRRRKESDGGKCEAGRRRRNVSESDGDANLKRFKGEGGGDSQNGSGSGVAVDEVVAVANSSTATTGVACGHGQTSPNLAPVPTQGQPGFPFSAYAKENGRTPVSQDRVGSGYLPAPCAPTPPPLRPAPSPFSNTSFPSLGQMPSLVPAASTKTAPALVPEREKEGLLTGFPNTTAAPSPVSTAARVLPEGSAPSITSTATTLGFSQKPPTWVGTQTAESSKTPLLTAAGFLLPQSNPLGTSVFGETRPQTAAQTNGATALDSRPFGFGFAAKEESLPETDSSQNLFFQCMAQKQSPSHASGTNYFTAVSDNLGKEPPTFFKPSTCSESPQKTVLTPNTVGLFGSTPTGTLPPLKDQPKAPEGQLAGNGVVLNKPFRAEDTPKLAPAFSASGVPGLGSGPLRSPSLAIGPLGTGTIGGSPTGVTGALGLLASSQPQETHKNLFLQPPKREEPSNPFLAPPEKLPQSPFSGLPTAPPHTPSPALSGVVKSPVESLSIPAEAKPNLFTMSEPPKGLLSSPFSGSSSTPVSSVPASTLPQKPPLEVQEVLPAPRPSAEGTGTSAGQEGSAVVGEAEAQVPPASGFSSLFSAVAGGPGDRALAFEPSPQKFPLEDRGHSSKRDSDSSTNSDLSDLSEAEGLDDDQNPGPHGTSTERTMDKSKGKTASKSRPRNKPFKVGQSVLKDVAKVRRLKQSGEAFLQDGSCINVAPHLHKCRECRLERYRKFREQDADEDDSTVACRFFHFRRLAFTRKGVLRVEGFLSPQQSDPHAMGLWLPSPATQEGLDLDTSKYILANVGDQFCQLVMSEKEAMMMVEPHQKVAWKRAVRGIREMCDVCETTLFNIHWVCRKCGFGVCLDCYRLRKSRSREEPDDGFDDDVFSWLKCAKGQPHEPQNLMPTQIIPGTALYNIGDMVHAARGKWGIKANCPCTSRHSKPLARPSAPNGLSQSGAASSTSGTSGGASSMATPRAEGDSTAPKPESGTEGSGDTDASATAVAAPSPKEPRSSMSEGSSPSALHWLADLATQKAKEETKDSGSLRSAINRDTRSPFGLDSFSSLSKAPSLGSSPKLFNSLLLGSSTTQPKAEGSSLRDLLNSGPGRLPQGSADSGVPFPSVFSTSSGGDKAKGSLPNFLDHIIASVVETKKAEARRGMAEGAESGAVGRRDSMMGLSVLDPHTSHSWLCDGRLLCLQDPSNGNNWKIFRECWKQGQPVLVSGVHKKLNGSLWQPEAFSQEFGDQDVDLVNCRNCAIISDVKVREFWDGFQVISKRLQGADGQPMVLKLKDWPPGEDFRDMMPSRFDDLMDNLPLPEYTKRDGRLNLAARLPNFFVRPDLGPKMYNAYGLISTEDRKVGTTNLHLDVSDAVNVMVYVGIPHGEENQEQEVMTTIEEGDVDEMTKRRIYEGKEKPGALWHIYAAKDAEKIRELLRKVGEEQGQENPPDHDPIHDQSWYLDQVLRRRLLEEYGVQGWAIVQFLGDAVFIPAGAPHQVHNLYSCIKVAEDFVSPEHVKHCFRLTQEFRHLSTTHSNHEDKLQVKNIIYHAVKDAVGTLKAHEAKLSRS; encoded by the exons gtGTTTGTGGAGTTTGAGGACTGCCCTTGGCGACGCCGCTCCTGGGTGCAGCTGTACGGGGATGAGGTGCGAGCCATCTTGGTGGAGCGCTCCATCGTGTGGGCTGCCCGCAGCGACCCTAACCTCCCGGGAAGTGGAGTGAACCCAGTTTCTGCTTGGCCTGCACTG GCTTTCCAGCCTCTGGTGGACAGAGTGGGTTTGGGGTCCCTTGTTCCTGTGGAGTTTTTTGGAAGCAGGTCCCTTGCGTTTCTCCCGGACGGCACCGCGCTGCAGGTGTTTGAG GTGGAGAAGGACCTGAGGCAGAACATCCTGCAGGATCAGCCCTCTGTCCGGGTGGCCATCGACTCCTGGCGCACTGACTTTGAGCTACAGGAAATTCTGAGGAAGG GCTCGTACACCATCCAGGGTCGCCAGGTTCGAGTGTACCAGCCGGAGTTTGAGGAGTCCTGGGCTCAGGGTCTGGTTTCCCATCACGACCCCCTGTCCCACATCATGGAGATTATCATGGATCAG AGCGGGGAGACGCAGGTGGTGGACCCGAGAGTGATTCACGTTATGCTGGCTGAAGATGACATG GGTCAAGCAGGGAATGCTGGCAGGCGGCGGAAGGAGAGCGATGGGGGCAAGTGTGAGGCAGGGCGCCGGAGGAGGAACGTGTCTGAGAGCGACGGGGATGCGAATCTGAAGCGCTTCAAGGGCGAGGGTGGCGGCGACAGCCAGAATGGCAGCGGTTCCGGCGTGGCTGTGGATGAAGTAGTCGCCGTGGCCAATAGCAGCACTGCTACGACGGGGGTGGCTTGTGGACATGGTCAGACCTCCCCAAACCTTGCCCCCGTACCCACCCAGGGCCAGCCTGGCTTCCCTTTCTCCGCCTATGCCAAGGAAAATGGACGGACGCCGGTTTCGCAGGACCGTGTGGGCTCCGGCTACCTGCCAGCCCCTtgcgcccccaccccaccccctcttAGACCGGCCCCTTCCCCTTTCTCCAACACGTCCTTTCCTTCCCTGGGTCAGATGCCCAGCCTTGTCCCAGCTGCCTCCACTAAGACTGCCCCGGCCCTGGTGCCCGAAAGGGAGAAAGAGGGGCTTCTGACTGGGTTCCCCAATACCACAGCTGCTCCGTCTCCAGTCAGCACCGCAGCCCGCGTCTTGCCCGAAGGAAGCGCACCTAGTATTACTAGTACTGCCACCACCCTAGGCTTTAGCCAAAAGCCTCCAACGTGGGTGGGGACACAGACTGCAGAG AGCTCCAAGACGCCCCTTCTGACTGCAGCAGGTTTCCTTCTGCCCCAGTCCAACCCTCTGGGCACGTCGGTGTTTGGGGAGACTCGCCCTCAAACTGCTGCTCAGACCAACGGGGCGACGGCCCTGGACAGCCGGCCTTTTGGCTTTGGGTTCGCAGCCAAAGAGGAGTCTTTGCCGGAGACGGATTCGTCACAGAACCTGTTCTTCCAGTGCATGGCGCAAAAGCAAAGCCCGAGCCACGCTTCCGGCACCAACTACTTCACGGCCGTATCAGATAACCTTGGCAAGGAGCCACCCACCTTCTTTAAGCCCTCCACCTGCTCCGAGAGCCCACAGAAGACTGTGCTGACCCCCAATACAGTGGGCCTCTTCGGCTCAACGCCGACTGGTACCCTGCCTCCTCTCAAAGATCAGCCCAAAGCACCAGAGGGCCAGCTAGCCGGCAACGGCGTGGTGCTGAACAAGCCGTTCAGGGCCGAGGACACACCCAAGCTGGCTCCTGCCTTCTCAGCAAGCGGTGTTCCTGGACTGGGCTCTGGGCCTTTGAGGAGCCCCAGTCTCGCCATTGGACCTCTGGGTACCGGGACTATTGGCGGCAGTCCTACTGGTGTGACAGGGGCCCTGGGCTTGCTGGCGAGCAGCCAGCCGCAGGAGACGCACAAGAACCTTTTCCTGCAACCGCCCAAGCGTGAGGAACCCAGCAACCCCTTCCTGGCTCCCCCTGAAAAGCTGCCTCAGAGCCCTTTTAGTGGGCTTCCCACCGCCCCGCCTCACACCCCGTCCCCTGCCCTCAGCGGGGTGGTCAAGAGCCCTGTGGAGTCTCTCAGCATTCCTGCGGAGGCCAAACCTAACCTGTTCACCATGTCCGAGCCTCCGAAAGGCCTACTGTCCTCCCCGTTTTCAGGTTCCTCTTCGACCCCTGTCTCATCCGTTCCTGCCTCTACGCTGCCCCAGAAGCCTCCGTTGGAGGTCCAGGAGGTCCTTCCCGCACCCAGGCCTAGTGCTGAGGGAACTGGGACCTCTGCAGGTCAAGAAGGCTCTGCGGTAGTGGGAGAGGCTGAGGCGCAGGTCCCTCCAGCCTCGGGCTTCTCCTCACTGTTCAGCGCTGTTGCTGGGGGCCCTGGGGACCGGGCCCTGGCATTTGAGCCTTCGCCCCAGAAGTTTCCCTTGGAAGACCGTGGCCACTCGTCCAAGCGTGACTCTGACTCCAGCACCAACAGTGACCTCTCAGATCTGAGCGAGGCAGAGGGTCTCGACGACGACCAGAACCCTGGTCCACACGGTACCTCTACCGAACGGACTATGGACAAGAGCAAGGGCAAGACGGCGAGTAAGAGCCGACCGCGTAACAAGCCTTTCAAAG TGGGTCAGTCCGTGCTGAAGGATGTCGCCAAGGTGCGTCGGCTGAAGCAGTCCGGCGAGGCCTTTCTGCAGGACGGCTCCTGTATCAACGTTGCTCCGCACCTCCACAAGTGCCGCGAGTGCCGTCTGGAGCGATACCGCAAGTTCCGCGAACAGGATGCAGACGAGGACGACTCCACAGTGGCCTGTCGCTTCTTTCACTTCCGCAG GCTGGCGTTCACACGCAAAGGAGTCCTACGAGTGGAAGGCTTTCTGAGCCCCCAGCAGAGTGACCCTCACGCTATGGGGCTGTGGCTGCCCTCCCCAGCAACACAGGAGGGCCTTGATCTGGACACCTCCAAGTACATCCTGGCCAACGTGGGGGACCAGTTCTGTCAGCTGGTCATGTCAGAGAAGGAGGCCATGATGATGGTGGAGCCACATC AGAAAGTGGCATGGAAGCGAGCGGTGCGGGGGATCAGGGAGATGTGTGACGTGTGCGAGACCACGCTCTTCAACATTCACTGGGTGTGCCGAAAGTGTGGCTTTGGCGTCTGCCTTGACTGCTACCGTCTTCGCAAAAGCCGGTCCCGGGAAG AGCCTGACGATGGATTCGATGATGATGTCTTCTCCTGGCTGAAGTGTGCAAAAGGTCAGCCCCACGAGCCCCAGAACCTCATGCCTACACAGATCATCCCCGGAACAG CACTCTACAACATTGGAGACATGGTGCACGCTGCTCGGGGCAAGTGGGGCATAAAAGCCAACTGCCCCTGTACGAGCCGGCACTCCAAACCACTTGCGCGCCCCAGTGCCCCCAATGGTCTCTCACAG TCCGGGGCGGCGTCCAGCACCAGTGGTACCAGTGGGGGTGCTTCCAGCATGGCTACACCCAGGGCAGAGGGTGACTCCACTGCCCCCAAGCCAGAGTCAGGCACGGAGGGCTCTGGTGACACGGATGCTAGCGCCACTGCAGTGGCAGCACCTTCACCTAAGGAGCCGCGATCCTCCATGTCTGAAGGCTCCTCCCCCTCCGCCCTACACTGGCTAGCAGACCTTGCCACACAGAAGGCCAAAGAAGAGACAAAAG ACTCTGGGTCTCTGCGTTCGGCGATCAACCGCGACACTCGCTCTCCCTTCGGCCTGGACTCCTTCAGCTCACTCTCCAAGGCACCGTCGTTGGGCTCCAGCCCCAAGCTCTTCAACAGCCTTCTTCTTGGCTCCAGCACCACCCAGCCCAAGGCAGAGGGCTCCAGCCTGAGGGACCTGCTGAACTCCGGGCCCGGCCGGCTGCCTCAGGGATCTGCTGATTCCGGAGTTCCCTTCCCGTCCGTGTTCTCCACATCATCTGGG GGCGACAAGGCGAAGGGCAGCCTTCCTAACTTCCTCGACCACATCATCGCATCTGTGGTGGAGACCAAGAAGGCCGAAGCCCGTCGGGGGATGGCTGAGGGTGCAGAATCAGGGGCTGTCGGCCGGCGTGACAGCATGATGGGCCTCAGTGTCCTGGACCCCCACACGTCTCACTCATGGCTTTGTGACGGCCGGCTCCTCTGCCTTCAGGATCCCAGCAACGGCAACAACTGGAAGATCTTCCGGGAGTGCTGGAAACAAGGGCAG CCGGTCCTGGTGTCCGGGGTCCACAAGAAACTCAATGGCTCCCTGTGGCAACCAGAAGCCTTCAGCCAGGAATTCGGCGACCAGGACGTTGACCTAGTGAACTGCAGGAACTGCGCCATCATCTCCGACGTTAAAGTCCGAGAATTCTGGGATGGCTTCCAGGTGATCTCTA AGAGGTTACAAGGTGCTGACGGACAGCCAATGGTCCTGAAGCTGAAGGACTGGCCTCCAGGAGAAGACTTTCGAGATATGATGCCTAGTCG GTTTGATGATCTGATGGACAACCTGCCCCTCCCAGAATACACCAAAAGGGATGGCCGTCTAAATCTTGCTGCCCGCCTGCCCAACTTCTTCGTAAGGCCGGACCTGGGACCGAAGATGTACAATGCATATG GTCTGATCTCCACGGAGGACAGGAAGGTGGGAACGACCAACCTGCACCTGGACGTCTCCGACGCTGTGAATGTGATGGTGTACGTGGGCATCCCACATGGTGAGGAAAACCAGGAGCAGG AAGTTATGACGACCATCGAGGAGGGCGACGTGGATGAGATGACCAAGCGCCGGATCTACGAGGGGAAGGAGAAGCCAGGAGCCCTCTGGCACATTTACGCCGCCAAGGATGCAGAGAAGATCCGGGAACTGCTTCGCAAA GTGGGTGAGGAACAAGGGCAGGAGAACCCACCTGACCACGACCCCATCCACGACCAGAGCTGGTACCTGGACCAGGTGCTGCGTCGCAGGCTGCTGGAGGAGTATGGCGTGCAGGGCTGGGCCATCGTGCAGTTTCTGGGGGATGCTGTCTTTATCCCTGCTGGAGCACCGCACCAG GTTCACAACCTGTACAGCTGCATCAAAGTAGCCGAGGACTTCGTCTCACCCGAACACgtgaaacactgctttagactGACCCAAGAGTTCCGACACCTGTCCACCACACACTCCAACCACGAGGACAAGCTACAG GTGAAGAACATCATATACCATGCGGTGAAGGATGCTGTCGGGACACTGAAAGCCCACGAGGCCAAGCTGTCCCGCTCCTAG
- the kdm3b gene encoding lysine-specific demethylase 3B isoform X4, with protein MGDSLGLVGKRLLLLLGDAGSAAGPEADRAVWTREWLRGTVRAVSVVGLASPGVEVSGAEGTAAARLTVFVEFEDCPWRRRSWVQLYGDEVRAILVERSIVWAARSDPNLPGSGVNPVSAWPALAFQPLVDRVGLGSLVPVEFFGSRSLAFLPDGTALQVFEVEKDLRQNILQDQPSVRVAIDSWRTDFELQEILRKGSYTIQGRQVRVYQPEFEESWAQGLVSHHDPLSHIMEIIMDQSGETQVVDPRVIHVMLAEDDMGQAGNAGRRRKESDGGKCEAGRRRRNVSESDGDANLKRFKGEGGGDSQNGSGSGVAVDEVVAVANSSTATTGVACGHGQTSPNLAPVPTQGQPGFPFSAYAKENGRTPVSQDRVGSGYLPAPCAPTPPPLRPAPSPFSNTSFPSLGQMPSLVPAASTKTAPALVPEREKEGLLTGFPNTTAAPSPVSTAARVLPEGSAPSITSTATTLGFSQKPPTWVGTQTAESSKTPLLTAAGFLLPQSNPLGTSVFGETRPQTAAQTNGATALDSRPFGFGFAAKEESLPETDSSQNLFFQCMAQKQSPSHASGTNYFTAVSDNLGKEPPTFFKPSTCSESPQKTVLTPNTVGLFGSTPTGTLPPLKDQPKAPEGQLAGNGVVLNKPFRAEDTPKLAPAFSASGVPGLGSGPLRSPSLAIGPLGTGTIGGSPTGVTGALGLLASSQPQETHKNLFLQPPKREEPSNPFLAPPEKLPQSPFSGLPTAPPHTPSPALSGVVKSPVESLSIPAEAKPNLFTMSEPPKGLLSSPFSGSSSTPVSSVPASTLPQKPPLEVQEVLPAPRPSAEGTGTSAGQEGSAVVGEAEAQVPPASGFSSLFSAVAGGPGDRALAFEPSPQKFPLEDRGHSSKRDSDSSTNSDLSDLSEAEGLDDDQNPGPHGTSTERTMDKSKGKTATVGQSVLKDVAKVRRLKQSGEAFLQDGSCINVAPHLHKCRECRLERYRKFREQDADEDDSTVACRFFHFRRLAFTRKGVLRVEGFLSPQQSDPHAMGLWLPSPATQEGLDLDTSKYILANVGDQFCQLVMSEKEAMMMVEPHQKVAWKRAVRGIREMCDVCETTLFNIHWVCRKCGFGVCLDCYRLRKSRSREEPDDGFDDDVFSWLKCAKGQPHEPQNLMPTQIIPGTALYNIGDMVHAARGKWGIKANCPCTSRHSKPLARPSAPNGLSQSGAASSTSGTSGGASSMATPRAEGDSTAPKPESGTEGSGDTDASATAVAAPSPKEPRSSMSEGSSPSALHWLADLATQKAKEETKDSGSLRSAINRDTRSPFGLDSFSSLSKAPSLGSSPKLFNSLLLGSSTTQPKAEGSSLRDLLNSGPGRLPQGSADSGVPFPSVFSTSSGGDKAKGSLPNFLDHIIASVVETKKAEARRGMAEGAESGAVGRRDSMMGLSVLDPHTSHSWLCDGRLLCLQDPSNGNNWKIFRECWKQGQPVLVSGVHKKLNGSLWQPEAFSQEFGDQDVDLVNCRNCAIISDVKVREFWDGFQVISKRLQGADGQPMVLKLKDWPPGEDFRDMMPSRFDDLMDNLPLPEYTKRDGRLNLAARLPNFFVRPDLGPKMYNAYGLISTEDRKVGTTNLHLDVSDAVNVMVYVGIPHGEENQEQEADTSGYKEVMTTIEEGDVDEMTKRRIYEGKEKPGALWHIYAAKDAEKIRELLRKVGEEQGQENPPDHDPIHDQSWYLDQVLRRRLLEEYGVQGWAIVQFLGDAVFIPAGAPHQVHNLYSCIKVAEDFVSPEHVKHCFRLTQEFRHLSTTHSNHEDKLQVKNIIYHAVKDAVGTLKAHEAKLSRS; from the exons gtGTTTGTGGAGTTTGAGGACTGCCCTTGGCGACGCCGCTCCTGGGTGCAGCTGTACGGGGATGAGGTGCGAGCCATCTTGGTGGAGCGCTCCATCGTGTGGGCTGCCCGCAGCGACCCTAACCTCCCGGGAAGTGGAGTGAACCCAGTTTCTGCTTGGCCTGCACTG GCTTTCCAGCCTCTGGTGGACAGAGTGGGTTTGGGGTCCCTTGTTCCTGTGGAGTTTTTTGGAAGCAGGTCCCTTGCGTTTCTCCCGGACGGCACCGCGCTGCAGGTGTTTGAG GTGGAGAAGGACCTGAGGCAGAACATCCTGCAGGATCAGCCCTCTGTCCGGGTGGCCATCGACTCCTGGCGCACTGACTTTGAGCTACAGGAAATTCTGAGGAAGG GCTCGTACACCATCCAGGGTCGCCAGGTTCGAGTGTACCAGCCGGAGTTTGAGGAGTCCTGGGCTCAGGGTCTGGTTTCCCATCACGACCCCCTGTCCCACATCATGGAGATTATCATGGATCAG AGCGGGGAGACGCAGGTGGTGGACCCGAGAGTGATTCACGTTATGCTGGCTGAAGATGACATG GGTCAAGCAGGGAATGCTGGCAGGCGGCGGAAGGAGAGCGATGGGGGCAAGTGTGAGGCAGGGCGCCGGAGGAGGAACGTGTCTGAGAGCGACGGGGATGCGAATCTGAAGCGCTTCAAGGGCGAGGGTGGCGGCGACAGCCAGAATGGCAGCGGTTCCGGCGTGGCTGTGGATGAAGTAGTCGCCGTGGCCAATAGCAGCACTGCTACGACGGGGGTGGCTTGTGGACATGGTCAGACCTCCCCAAACCTTGCCCCCGTACCCACCCAGGGCCAGCCTGGCTTCCCTTTCTCCGCCTATGCCAAGGAAAATGGACGGACGCCGGTTTCGCAGGACCGTGTGGGCTCCGGCTACCTGCCAGCCCCTtgcgcccccaccccaccccctcttAGACCGGCCCCTTCCCCTTTCTCCAACACGTCCTTTCCTTCCCTGGGTCAGATGCCCAGCCTTGTCCCAGCTGCCTCCACTAAGACTGCCCCGGCCCTGGTGCCCGAAAGGGAGAAAGAGGGGCTTCTGACTGGGTTCCCCAATACCACAGCTGCTCCGTCTCCAGTCAGCACCGCAGCCCGCGTCTTGCCCGAAGGAAGCGCACCTAGTATTACTAGTACTGCCACCACCCTAGGCTTTAGCCAAAAGCCTCCAACGTGGGTGGGGACACAGACTGCAGAG AGCTCCAAGACGCCCCTTCTGACTGCAGCAGGTTTCCTTCTGCCCCAGTCCAACCCTCTGGGCACGTCGGTGTTTGGGGAGACTCGCCCTCAAACTGCTGCTCAGACCAACGGGGCGACGGCCCTGGACAGCCGGCCTTTTGGCTTTGGGTTCGCAGCCAAAGAGGAGTCTTTGCCGGAGACGGATTCGTCACAGAACCTGTTCTTCCAGTGCATGGCGCAAAAGCAAAGCCCGAGCCACGCTTCCGGCACCAACTACTTCACGGCCGTATCAGATAACCTTGGCAAGGAGCCACCCACCTTCTTTAAGCCCTCCACCTGCTCCGAGAGCCCACAGAAGACTGTGCTGACCCCCAATACAGTGGGCCTCTTCGGCTCAACGCCGACTGGTACCCTGCCTCCTCTCAAAGATCAGCCCAAAGCACCAGAGGGCCAGCTAGCCGGCAACGGCGTGGTGCTGAACAAGCCGTTCAGGGCCGAGGACACACCCAAGCTGGCTCCTGCCTTCTCAGCAAGCGGTGTTCCTGGACTGGGCTCTGGGCCTTTGAGGAGCCCCAGTCTCGCCATTGGACCTCTGGGTACCGGGACTATTGGCGGCAGTCCTACTGGTGTGACAGGGGCCCTGGGCTTGCTGGCGAGCAGCCAGCCGCAGGAGACGCACAAGAACCTTTTCCTGCAACCGCCCAAGCGTGAGGAACCCAGCAACCCCTTCCTGGCTCCCCCTGAAAAGCTGCCTCAGAGCCCTTTTAGTGGGCTTCCCACCGCCCCGCCTCACACCCCGTCCCCTGCCCTCAGCGGGGTGGTCAAGAGCCCTGTGGAGTCTCTCAGCATTCCTGCGGAGGCCAAACCTAACCTGTTCACCATGTCCGAGCCTCCGAAAGGCCTACTGTCCTCCCCGTTTTCAGGTTCCTCTTCGACCCCTGTCTCATCCGTTCCTGCCTCTACGCTGCCCCAGAAGCCTCCGTTGGAGGTCCAGGAGGTCCTTCCCGCACCCAGGCCTAGTGCTGAGGGAACTGGGACCTCTGCAGGTCAAGAAGGCTCTGCGGTAGTGGGAGAGGCTGAGGCGCAGGTCCCTCCAGCCTCGGGCTTCTCCTCACTGTTCAGCGCTGTTGCTGGGGGCCCTGGGGACCGGGCCCTGGCATTTGAGCCTTCGCCCCAGAAGTTTCCCTTGGAAGACCGTGGCCACTCGTCCAAGCGTGACTCTGACTCCAGCACCAACAGTGACCTCTCAGATCTGAGCGAGGCAGAGGGTCTCGACGACGACCAGAACCCTGGTCCACACGGTACCTCTACCGAACGGACTATGGACAAGAGCAAGGGCAAGACGGCGA CAGTGGGTCAGTCCGTGCTGAAGGATGTCGCCAAGGTGCGTCGGCTGAAGCAGTCCGGCGAGGCCTTTCTGCAGGACGGCTCCTGTATCAACGTTGCTCCGCACCTCCACAAGTGCCGCGAGTGCCGTCTGGAGCGATACCGCAAGTTCCGCGAACAGGATGCAGACGAGGACGACTCCACAGTGGCCTGTCGCTTCTTTCACTTCCGCAG GCTGGCGTTCACACGCAAAGGAGTCCTACGAGTGGAAGGCTTTCTGAGCCCCCAGCAGAGTGACCCTCACGCTATGGGGCTGTGGCTGCCCTCCCCAGCAACACAGGAGGGCCTTGATCTGGACACCTCCAAGTACATCCTGGCCAACGTGGGGGACCAGTTCTGTCAGCTGGTCATGTCAGAGAAGGAGGCCATGATGATGGTGGAGCCACATC AGAAAGTGGCATGGAAGCGAGCGGTGCGGGGGATCAGGGAGATGTGTGACGTGTGCGAGACCACGCTCTTCAACATTCACTGGGTGTGCCGAAAGTGTGGCTTTGGCGTCTGCCTTGACTGCTACCGTCTTCGCAAAAGCCGGTCCCGGGAAG AGCCTGACGATGGATTCGATGATGATGTCTTCTCCTGGCTGAAGTGTGCAAAAGGTCAGCCCCACGAGCCCCAGAACCTCATGCCTACACAGATCATCCCCGGAACAG CACTCTACAACATTGGAGACATGGTGCACGCTGCTCGGGGCAAGTGGGGCATAAAAGCCAACTGCCCCTGTACGAGCCGGCACTCCAAACCACTTGCGCGCCCCAGTGCCCCCAATGGTCTCTCACAG TCCGGGGCGGCGTCCAGCACCAGTGGTACCAGTGGGGGTGCTTCCAGCATGGCTACACCCAGGGCAGAGGGTGACTCCACTGCCCCCAAGCCAGAGTCAGGCACGGAGGGCTCTGGTGACACGGATGCTAGCGCCACTGCAGTGGCAGCACCTTCACCTAAGGAGCCGCGATCCTCCATGTCTGAAGGCTCCTCCCCCTCCGCCCTACACTGGCTAGCAGACCTTGCCACACAGAAGGCCAAAGAAGAGACAAAAG ACTCTGGGTCTCTGCGTTCGGCGATCAACCGCGACACTCGCTCTCCCTTCGGCCTGGACTCCTTCAGCTCACTCTCCAAGGCACCGTCGTTGGGCTCCAGCCCCAAGCTCTTCAACAGCCTTCTTCTTGGCTCCAGCACCACCCAGCCCAAGGCAGAGGGCTCCAGCCTGAGGGACCTGCTGAACTCCGGGCCCGGCCGGCTGCCTCAGGGATCTGCTGATTCCGGAGTTCCCTTCCCGTCCGTGTTCTCCACATCATCTGGG GGCGACAAGGCGAAGGGCAGCCTTCCTAACTTCCTCGACCACATCATCGCATCTGTGGTGGAGACCAAGAAGGCCGAAGCCCGTCGGGGGATGGCTGAGGGTGCAGAATCAGGGGCTGTCGGCCGGCGTGACAGCATGATGGGCCTCAGTGTCCTGGACCCCCACACGTCTCACTCATGGCTTTGTGACGGCCGGCTCCTCTGCCTTCAGGATCCCAGCAACGGCAACAACTGGAAGATCTTCCGGGAGTGCTGGAAACAAGGGCAG CCGGTCCTGGTGTCCGGGGTCCACAAGAAACTCAATGGCTCCCTGTGGCAACCAGAAGCCTTCAGCCAGGAATTCGGCGACCAGGACGTTGACCTAGTGAACTGCAGGAACTGCGCCATCATCTCCGACGTTAAAGTCCGAGAATTCTGGGATGGCTTCCAGGTGATCTCTA AGAGGTTACAAGGTGCTGACGGACAGCCAATGGTCCTGAAGCTGAAGGACTGGCCTCCAGGAGAAGACTTTCGAGATATGATGCCTAGTCG GTTTGATGATCTGATGGACAACCTGCCCCTCCCAGAATACACCAAAAGGGATGGCCGTCTAAATCTTGCTGCCCGCCTGCCCAACTTCTTCGTAAGGCCGGACCTGGGACCGAAGATGTACAATGCATATG GTCTGATCTCCACGGAGGACAGGAAGGTGGGAACGACCAACCTGCACCTGGACGTCTCCGACGCTGTGAATGTGATGGTGTACGTGGGCATCCCACATGGTGAGGAAAACCAGGAGCAGG AAGCAGACACCTCTGGATATAAAG AAGTTATGACGACCATCGAGGAGGGCGACGTGGATGAGATGACCAAGCGCCGGATCTACGAGGGGAAGGAGAAGCCAGGAGCCCTCTGGCACATTTACGCCGCCAAGGATGCAGAGAAGATCCGGGAACTGCTTCGCAAA GTGGGTGAGGAACAAGGGCAGGAGAACCCACCTGACCACGACCCCATCCACGACCAGAGCTGGTACCTGGACCAGGTGCTGCGTCGCAGGCTGCTGGAGGAGTATGGCGTGCAGGGCTGGGCCATCGTGCAGTTTCTGGGGGATGCTGTCTTTATCCCTGCTGGAGCACCGCACCAG GTTCACAACCTGTACAGCTGCATCAAAGTAGCCGAGGACTTCGTCTCACCCGAACACgtgaaacactgctttagactGACCCAAGAGTTCCGACACCTGTCCACCACACACTCCAACCACGAGGACAAGCTACAG GTGAAGAACATCATATACCATGCGGTGAAGGATGCTGTCGGGACACTGAAAGCCCACGAGGCCAAGCTGTCCCGCTCCTAG